A window of Leptospira hartskeerlii contains these coding sequences:
- the sppA gene encoding signal peptide peptidase SppA, with the protein MKFLLHKSLLFVLGILFLSQCLFLSFPNQSSPIPKEKLVTGSSTESPDKILLIPIEGEISGQKSSGGILGGEKDSIVSRVKTYLSMAATDPAIKGVILKIDSPGGSVTASDLIHHEILEFKKKKNVPVLSLFMDTAASGAYYLSMATDHIQAHPTTITGSIGVLRFGINAKEALDKLGIKSSTIRSGPNKATGNPIEEFTPEQKKVFQDIIMENYERFLSIIKKGRPKLKESDLRKLADGRIYSANQALETGLIDSIGYFEDAVVQVTRLPGYKASSTLSPRIVFYSYKGPQPENFYQIDSNTGTGPTILESLLPFRISPDHKLHYLFSPE; encoded by the coding sequence ATGAAATTCCTATTGCATAAATCCCTTTTATTTGTATTAGGAATCTTGTTTTTAAGCCAATGTTTGTTTCTTTCTTTTCCGAACCAATCTTCTCCGATTCCCAAAGAAAAACTAGTCACCGGTTCTTCTACAGAAAGTCCTGATAAAATATTACTCATCCCGATTGAGGGCGAGATCTCCGGACAAAAATCCTCAGGAGGAATTTTAGGTGGAGAAAAGGACAGCATTGTCAGCAGGGTCAAAACCTATTTGTCCATGGCAGCAACAGATCCTGCTATCAAAGGGGTGATCTTAAAAATAGATTCTCCAGGCGGTTCCGTTACTGCGAGCGATCTAATTCATCACGAAATTTTAGAATTCAAAAAGAAGAAGAATGTGCCGGTCCTCTCCCTATTCATGGACACCGCTGCTTCCGGTGCATATTATCTGAGTATGGCAACTGACCATATACAAGCTCATCCTACTACAATCACAGGTTCCATTGGAGTTCTTAGATTTGGGATCAATGCGAAAGAAGCATTAGACAAACTTGGGATCAAAAGTAGCACAATTCGTTCTGGTCCAAACAAGGCTACAGGCAATCCTATAGAAGAATTTACTCCGGAGCAGAAGAAAGTTTTCCAAGATATCATCATGGAGAATTACGAAAGGTTTTTGAGTATTATCAAAAAAGGAAGACCTAAACTAAAAGAATCCGACCTTAGAAAACTAGCGGACGGAAGAATTTACTCTGCAAACCAAGCATTGGAAACAGGACTCATTGATTCGATCGGTTATTTCGAAGACGCAGTGGTTCAAGTGACTAGACTTCCCGGTTATAAAGCTTCTTCAACACTTAGTCCAAGGATTGTATTCTATTCTTATAAAGGACCTCAACCGGAGAACTTCTACCAAATAGACAGCAATACAGGAACTGGTCCTACAATTTTGGAATCTCTGTTGCCTTTCCGGATCTCTCCGGATCATAAATTGCATTATCTGTTCTCACCCGAATAA
- a CDS encoding aldose 1-epimerase: protein MTDGTQWFSWDWTHPITKESFPIILPYDKKLSVFESGNFLMFPWVNRHASKEFILNGKDWNAKELIRDPNQFPVHGLVHSLERKLLKLKNNQKGAEFRVNFPEEWKDSPLSGVAIREEYSIEETSSGTLLSVKTRFNNLRSDSIRFAYGYHPYLSLGKNDEEWKLSLHLDKNLELGEDLVPIQPFISNPISSVLEGDNIPSLDHLFYGKEPRVVLENRTKKYSITVLSPPPEEGQISLKYYQIYTKPDRSAIAVEPCSSPGNALLSGQDLKELKGHSETFGEFRILVRSL, encoded by the coding sequence TTGACCGACGGTACCCAATGGTTTTCTTGGGACTGGACTCATCCAATCACAAAGGAAAGTTTTCCGATCATTCTTCCTTACGATAAAAAACTAAGTGTATTCGAATCCGGTAATTTTCTAATGTTTCCTTGGGTGAATCGACATGCTTCAAAAGAATTCATTCTAAACGGAAAGGACTGGAATGCTAAGGAGCTGATCCGAGATCCTAACCAGTTTCCGGTTCATGGCCTTGTACATTCTTTAGAGAGAAAACTTTTGAAACTGAAGAATAACCAAAAAGGCGCAGAGTTCAGAGTGAACTTTCCGGAAGAATGGAAGGATTCCCCGCTTTCCGGAGTTGCAATCCGAGAAGAATATTCAATCGAAGAAACTTCTTCCGGGACTCTCCTAAGTGTGAAGACTAGATTTAATAATTTAAGATCTGATTCTATTCGATTTGCTTACGGCTATCATCCATATTTAAGTTTAGGAAAAAATGATGAAGAATGGAAACTTAGTCTTCATCTAGACAAAAATTTGGAATTAGGTGAAGACTTAGTTCCAATACAACCATTTATTTCCAATCCAATTTCTTCCGTTTTAGAAGGGGATAATATTCCAAGCCTAGATCATTTGTTCTACGGAAAAGAACCTAGAGTTGTTTTGGAGAATAGAACCAAAAAATACTCCATCACTGTTTTAAGTCCTCCACCGGAAGAAGGACAAATTTCATTAAAGTATTATCAAATTTATACAAAGCCGGATCGTTCCGCAATCGCAGTCGAACCTTGTAGTTCTCCCGGTAATGCTCTCTTGTCAGGGCAGGATCTAAAAGAGCTAAAAGGTCACTCCGAAACCTTCGGAGAATTCAGGATTTTGGTGAGATCGTTATGA